The following are encoded in a window of Natrononativus amylolyticus genomic DNA:
- a CDS encoding DUF2249 domain-containing protein — MPMTHSEHRLDVREIEGPPFGEIMAALDGLEADERLRLIAGFEPKPLYEVLETRGFTYQPERRADEEWHVLIELA, encoded by the coding sequence ATGCCGATGACTCACTCCGAACACCGACTCGACGTCCGCGAAATCGAGGGGCCGCCGTTTGGCGAGATCATGGCCGCACTCGACGGCCTCGAGGCCGACGAGCGACTGCGCCTGATCGCCGGGTTCGAGCCCAAACCGCTGTACGAGGTCCTCGAAACCCGTGGGTTCACCTACCAGCCAGAGCGGAGAGCCGACGAGGAGTGGCACGTTCTCATCGAACTCGCCTGA